The nucleotide sequence CAGCTTTACGGCAAAGGGCCTGTCGCCGGACGTGGCACTGCAGTCGGCCCATAAGGTCCTTGATTTTACAGTGACCAAACAGGCGACCGTTCTCTCTTATATGGATGTATTCCTTTACCTGGGACTGATGTTCCTGATCTGTATTCCTTTTATCCTGTTTATACGAAAGAAAAAAGGCAAACAGGAAAAAATGGATATGAGTGAGATGATGCATTGACGGGACAGGTTTGGGGTGTCAGCAATCAGAAGCGGGAAATGAAATTTTAGCAATCAGTTTTCAGCGATTAGCTGTCAGCTGATTGCTAATAGCGAATAACCGGCCGCTACTGAGCCTCATTACCTAATTCTCGTGTATCGAATCGGAAACTTTGCTGTATTTTTAATCCCGATGCTACAAAAATCTATTGCTGTATTTGGGATCCTGCTGTTCCTTGTTTCCTTATATGGGTGCGTTTCGTACCGGAAACGGCCCACCCGCCTTTATCAAGAAGTGCTTTCAAAGAACCTCAGTTTCGACGCCGGAATCGTACCCGGAGTACCCTTTAAAAACGGAGAATGGGATACCGTAATGAAGGGACGCGTATTGTGGGCCGTGCAACTCTATAACCAGGGCATCATTCGTAATATCATTTTTTCCGGCGGCGCGGTTTATTCCCCTTATTATGAAGCCCGGATCATGGGATTGTATGCGCAGGAACTGGGTATTCCGGGTTCGCGTATCTTTTATGAAACAAAAGCGGAACATAGTACCGAAAATGTATTCTATTCTTACCAGATC is from Niabella beijingensis and encodes:
- a CDS encoding YdcF family protein yields the protein MLQKSIAVFGILLFLVSLYGCVSYRKRPTRLYQEVLSKNLSFDAGIVPGVPFKNGEWDTVMKGRVLWAVQLYNQGIIRNIIFSGGAVYSPYYEARIMGLYAQELGIPGSRIFYETKAEHSTENVFYSYQIARQQGFKSLALVTDPFQSSMMKGFTRRKFGTRIVHLPFMVDTVKKYNHLDPVIDPAPAYVQPFQSILEREGFLRRFRGTLGVFIPWEDRGRRARAL